A genome region from Chryseobacterium sp. G0186 includes the following:
- a CDS encoding peptide MFS transporter, whose protein sequence is MKTKHPKGLPFLFFTEMWERFGYYLILGIFVLYVIEPTGMTGGLGLPDKTADDIFGTYIALTYLTPFIGGFLADRVLGYIKSIYIGGFLMAAGYIGMGVFKDLPLFYTSLALIIIGNGFFKPTISTLLGNLYSEEPYKANKDSGYNIFYMGINIGAFICNIIAAFMRNKFGWGEAFITAGVGMLIGMVIFTIGRKHYIHAAQMKPVQEGDTKLSEIMLKVFVPAIIAGGIGWFIPNNIFGSDSTDAFIFACVPVIYFYASLYFKAKPEEKSSIGALLSVFLISMFFWAVFKQNGTALTRWANYYTDRSVPASLEKPLEGIYMVDGKSYEDKETPIYDNQFRSQKDDNGETKKEMGKDVYFKNISPEQRAVLEKNPENKVYLYNTELFQSINPFWVIALTPVIVGFWALLRRKGKEPLTPTKIVLGLFISGLSCLVMVLAVMAGDNGAVKVSPLWLVASYGVITIGELCLSPMGLSFVSKLSPARITALMMGGFFLANSVGNKLSGILASTWYGYENKTNYFLVNFGLLIFATLLGLSMLKRLNKIMKEKGH, encoded by the coding sequence ATGAAGACTAAACATCCTAAAGGGCTGCCCTTTCTCTTTTTTACGGAAATGTGGGAGCGTTTCGGGTACTACCTGATTCTTGGAATCTTTGTTCTGTATGTGATTGAACCTACCGGTATGACAGGAGGCCTGGGACTTCCTGACAAAACCGCTGATGATATTTTCGGAACCTATATCGCGCTGACTTATCTTACCCCATTTATTGGTGGTTTTTTGGCTGACAGGGTTTTAGGATACATCAAATCTATTTATATTGGAGGATTCTTAATGGCTGCCGGATATATTGGGATGGGTGTTTTTAAGGATTTACCTTTATTTTATACTTCCCTGGCTTTAATTATTATTGGAAACGGTTTCTTTAAGCCTACCATTTCAACTTTATTAGGAAATCTTTATTCTGAAGAACCTTATAAAGCCAATAAGGATTCCGGATACAATATTTTCTATATGGGAATCAACATTGGTGCATTTATCTGTAACATTATTGCTGCATTTATGCGTAATAAATTCGGTTGGGGTGAAGCTTTCATTACTGCCGGAGTTGGGATGTTGATTGGTATGGTTATTTTCACGATCGGAAGAAAGCACTATATCCATGCAGCACAGATGAAGCCGGTACAAGAAGGAGATACAAAACTTTCTGAAATTATGCTTAAAGTATTTGTTCCTGCCATCATAGCCGGAGGAATTGGCTGGTTTATCCCCAACAATATTTTTGGGAGTGATAGTACAGATGCCTTTATTTTTGCATGCGTTCCTGTCATTTATTTCTATGCATCACTTTACTTTAAAGCTAAACCTGAAGAGAAATCTTCAATCGGAGCCTTACTTTCAGTATTTCTGATCAGCATGTTCTTCTGGGCAGTTTTCAAACAAAATGGTACTGCCTTAACGAGATGGGCCAATTATTACACAGACAGAAGTGTTCCTGCTTCTCTTGAAAAACCATTAGAGGGAATCTATATGGTGGATGGTAAAAGTTATGAGGACAAAGAAACTCCTATTTACGATAACCAGTTCAGATCCCAAAAAGATGATAACGGGGAAACCAAGAAAGAAATGGGGAAAGATGTTTACTTTAAAAATATCTCTCCTGAACAGCGTGCCGTTCTAGAGAAAAACCCTGAAAATAAGGTATACCTATACAATACAGAATTATTTCAATCCATCAATCCATTTTGGGTAATTGCATTAACTCCGGTTATTGTAGGATTCTGGGCGCTGTTAAGAAGAAAAGGAAAAGAGCCTTTAACGCCTACCAAGATTGTTTTAGGACTCTTCATTTCGGGCTTATCATGTCTTGTCATGGTTTTAGCGGTAATGGCCGGAGACAACGGAGCTGTAAAAGTTTCACCTTTATGGCTGGTAGCAAGTTACGGAGTCATTACAATTGGTGAATTATGTCTATCTCCAATGGGACTTTCTTTCGTTTCCAAGCTTTCTCCTGCTAGAATTACAGCCTTAATGATGGGTGGATTCTTCCTTGCCAATTCTGTAGGAAATAAACTGTCAGGGATTCTGGCGAGTACATGGTACGGCTATGAAAACAAAACGAATTATTTCCTTGTAAATTTCGGTTTGTTAATATTTGCTACCTTATTGGGGCTTTCAATGTTAAAAAGATTGAATAAAATTATGAAAGAAAAAGGTCACTAA
- the glgP gene encoding alpha-glucan family phosphorylase — protein sequence MDFRNFKIPYNINPQYSKKTAYFSMEFALEQVLKIYSGGLGFLAGSHMRSAYNLKQDLIGIGILWKFGYYDQARNHDQTLQPVWTKKMYSFLEDTGIKFQIEIHSAPVWVKVWYLDPEIFNTAPMFFLSTDVPENDHVSKTICHKLYDANESTKLAQYILLGKGGAKLLDEMNIEREVYHLNEAHGLPAAFYLLKKYNGDLSKVKEKLVFTTHTPEEAGNEKHNFKLCYDMSYFSGYSMDEVKGIEGTDDDRFNHSLCALKMARIANGVSQLHGVVSRAMWNKYPGICEITSITNAQEFKYWADKPLYNAKDENDETVFDYRKKHLKKKLFSIVADQTGNLFNPNVFTIVWARRFAGYKRADLLLHDKDRFYRLLNNPKYPVQIIWAGKPYPMDYSAISTFNTLVEESKNHKSLAVLTGYELSLSKSLKQGSDLWLNNPRVPREASGTSGMTAAMNGSVNLSTDDGWIPEFAKHGENSFVVPKADYLNMSIYEQDNYDLNKLYEILENEIIPTYYDHPDQWRKIQYNAMNDVKDQFNSDRMADEYYRVLYHQEK from the coding sequence CGCCTATTTCTCGATGGAGTTTGCCCTTGAGCAGGTGTTGAAAATATATTCAGGAGGACTTGGCTTCTTAGCCGGATCACATATGAGAAGTGCTTATAATTTAAAGCAGGACCTTATCGGAATCGGAATTCTTTGGAAATTCGGCTACTATGATCAGGCAAGAAATCACGATCAAACCTTACAACCGGTATGGACGAAAAAAATGTACAGCTTTCTTGAAGATACAGGAATAAAGTTTCAAATCGAAATTCACAGTGCTCCGGTTTGGGTAAAAGTATGGTACTTAGATCCGGAAATCTTCAATACAGCACCCATGTTCTTCCTATCTACAGATGTTCCTGAAAACGATCATGTTTCAAAAACAATCTGTCATAAGCTCTATGATGCCAATGAATCTACAAAGCTTGCTCAGTATATTCTTCTTGGAAAAGGAGGGGCAAAATTACTGGATGAAATGAACATCGAAAGAGAGGTCTACCATCTGAATGAAGCCCATGGACTTCCTGCAGCGTTTTATCTGTTAAAAAAATACAATGGAGACCTGAGTAAGGTTAAAGAGAAACTGGTTTTCACTACGCATACTCCGGAAGAGGCAGGAAACGAAAAGCATAATTTTAAATTATGTTATGATATGTCTTATTTCTCAGGATATAGTATGGATGAGGTGAAAGGAATTGAGGGAACTGATGACGATCGTTTCAATCATTCGCTTTGTGCTTTGAAGATGGCGAGAATTGCCAATGGTGTTTCCCAGCTTCACGGTGTTGTTTCCAGAGCCATGTGGAATAAATATCCCGGGATCTGTGAAATTACATCCATTACCAACGCGCAGGAGTTTAAATACTGGGCAGACAAGCCTCTTTATAATGCCAAAGATGAAAATGATGAAACCGTTTTTGACTATCGTAAAAAGCATTTAAAGAAAAAGTTATTCAGCATTGTGGCAGACCAAACCGGAAATCTATTCAATCCGAATGTTTTCACAATTGTCTGGGCCAGAAGATTTGCAGGTTACAAACGAGCAGATCTGCTTTTACACGATAAAGACAGATTCTACAGACTTCTGAACAATCCGAAATATCCGGTACAGATTATTTGGGCAGGAAAACCTTACCCTATGGACTATTCGGCTATTTCTACTTTCAATACCCTGGTGGAGGAAAGTAAAAACCATAAAAGCCTGGCTGTTCTTACAGGCTATGAACTTTCATTAAGCAAATCATTGAAGCAAGGTTCTGACTTATGGCTAAACAACCCCAGAGTTCCAAGGGAAGCTTCAGGAACTTCGGGAATGACTGCAGCAATGAACGGCTCTGTAAATCTATCTACAGATGATGGCTGGATTCCTGAATTTGCAAAACATGGGGAAAACTCATTCGTAGTTCCAAAAGCGGATTATCTGAATATGAGCATCTATGAACAGGATAATTATGACTTAAATAAGCTGTATGAAATTCTGGAAAACGAGATCATTCCAACCTATTACGACCATCCTGATCAATGGAGAAAAATTCAGTACAATGCCATGAATGATGTAAAAGATCAGTTCAACAGTGATAGAATGGCAGATGAATACTACAGAGTTCTTTATCATCAGGAAAAATAA
- a CDS encoding DUF6496 domain-containing protein: protein MSKTKYSDKAQDKVGEVMHEFKEGKLKSSSGKKVTNRKQAIAIGISEAREEGLKVPPKKKSK from the coding sequence ATGAGCAAGACTAAATATTCAGATAAAGCTCAGGACAAAGTAGGAGAAGTGATGCACGAATTTAAGGAAGGAAAACTAAAATCCTCTTCCGGAAAGAAAGTAACAAACCGAAAACAGGCTATTGCCATCGGTATTTCTGAAGCCAGAGAAGAAGGGTTGAAAGTACCACCAAAGAAGAAAAGTAAATAA
- a CDS encoding S9 family peptidase: MKKILLTLTIAAAFHHVSAQEITLDKIYSGYYRGKGIAGIASMKNGENYLVIEPSGIAKYSYKTSQKEGNIVEGSFESYEFSDDESKILLLKESQPIYRHSFLGKFEVKDLKSGKVISLNDGKTIQEPRFSPDATKIAFISDNNLFYQDLSSGKITQISNDGKKNSIINGLADWVYEEEFGHARQYEWTKNSDAIVFVKSDEGQVPEIYIPIYGKNLYPVEMRYKYPKAGEKNSVVSAQLYRLDTGKTMQLNLGSFKNYYIPNVFQTAKPDEVVLITSERIQNASDILKVNTKTGAVQKLFTETDDKWIDTDSPTLEFLEDDSFLWASERDGNRHLYWYEKDGKLKKQITKGNWEVTDYYGFNPKSKEIYVQTTEKGSINKVVSKVNIENGKSQLISNAEGNNSANFSKNYNYFIETSSTAAKPYTYVLKDGNGKTVKELQNNNDQLQKLKADNFAEKEFITIPNAVGDQMNAWVMKPKNFDPNKKYPLFMFQYSGPGSQQVANSWDNGNAMWFNHLVQKGYIVACVDGRGTGYKGAKYKKVTYMNLGKYEIEDQITAAKWFGNQSYIDKGRIGMFGWSFGGYMTSLAMTKGADVFKMGIAVAPVTNWRYYDSVYTERFMRTPQENPDGYDKNSPTEYANLLKGKFLLIHGTADDNVHFQNSMELSEALIQNKKQFDFMAYPDKNHGIYGGQTRPQLYQKMTDFILSNL; the protein is encoded by the coding sequence ATGAAAAAAATACTCTTAACTCTTACTATAGCAGCTGCATTTCATCATGTGTCAGCGCAGGAAATCACCTTAGACAAAATATATTCGGGATATTACCGCGGAAAAGGGATTGCAGGGATTGCTTCCATGAAAAACGGTGAAAATTATTTAGTTATTGAACCATCAGGGATTGCAAAATATTCCTACAAAACTTCTCAAAAAGAGGGAAATATTGTGGAAGGAAGCTTTGAAAGCTATGAATTTTCTGATGATGAGTCCAAGATTCTTTTACTGAAAGAAAGTCAGCCTATTTACAGACATTCTTTCCTTGGAAAGTTTGAAGTAAAGGATTTAAAATCAGGAAAGGTAATCAGCTTAAATGATGGAAAAACTATACAAGAGCCAAGATTTTCCCCTGATGCAACAAAAATTGCTTTCATTTCGGATAATAATTTATTCTATCAGGATCTGAGTTCCGGAAAGATTACACAAATCAGTAATGACGGAAAGAAAAATTCAATCATTAATGGTTTAGCTGATTGGGTATACGAAGAAGAATTCGGGCATGCAAGACAATATGAATGGACAAAAAATTCTGATGCCATTGTATTTGTAAAATCTGATGAAGGCCAGGTTCCTGAAATTTATATTCCTATCTACGGAAAAAATCTTTATCCTGTAGAAATGCGTTACAAATATCCTAAAGCAGGAGAAAAAAACTCTGTAGTTTCAGCACAGTTATACCGTCTTGATACAGGGAAAACAATGCAGTTAAATCTGGGATCATTTAAAAACTACTATATTCCAAATGTTTTCCAGACGGCAAAACCTGATGAGGTTGTTTTGATTACTTCTGAAAGAATTCAGAATGCTTCAGATATTTTAAAAGTAAATACGAAAACAGGAGCTGTTCAGAAATTATTTACTGAAACGGATGATAAATGGATTGATACAGACAGCCCGACACTGGAATTCCTGGAAGATGATTCTTTCCTTTGGGCTTCCGAAAGAGACGGAAACCGTCATTTGTATTGGTATGAAAAGGATGGTAAGCTTAAAAAACAGATTACTAAAGGAAATTGGGAGGTAACAGATTATTATGGTTTCAATCCAAAATCTAAGGAAATCTACGTTCAGACTACAGAAAAAGGAAGCATCAATAAGGTTGTTTCTAAAGTAAATATCGAAAACGGTAAGTCTCAGCTTATCTCTAATGCAGAAGGAAACAATTCTGCCAATTTCAGCAAAAACTATAATTATTTTATTGAAACCTCTTCTACGGCTGCAAAACCATATACTTATGTTTTAAAAGACGGAAATGGTAAAACAGTAAAAGAACTTCAGAATAATAATGATCAACTTCAGAAATTAAAGGCCGATAACTTTGCAGAAAAGGAATTCATCACAATTCCGAATGCTGTGGGTGACCAAATGAATGCTTGGGTGATGAAGCCTAAAAACTTTGATCCTAACAAAAAGTATCCGCTATTTATGTTCCAATATTCCGGACCGGGATCTCAGCAGGTTGCGAACTCTTGGGACAATGGAAATGCCATGTGGTTTAATCATCTTGTACAAAAAGGATATATTGTAGCCTGTGTAGATGGACGTGGAACGGGATATAAAGGGGCAAAATATAAGAAAGTTACTTATATGAACCTTGGAAAATATGAAATTGAAGATCAGATCACAGCAGCAAAATGGTTTGGAAACCAGTCTTATATTGATAAAGGAAGAATCGGAATGTTCGGATGGAGCTTCGGTGGTTATATGACCAGCTTAGCCATGACAAAAGGGGCTGATGTTTTCAAAATGGGTATTGCCGTAGCACCGGTAACCAACTGGAGATATTATGATTCTGTATATACGGAAAGATTTATGAGAACTCCACAGGAGAACCCTGATGGTTATGATAAAAATTCTCCTACAGAATATGCCAACTTATTGAAGGGTAAATTCCTTTTAATCCACGGAACTGCGGATGATAATGTACATTTCCAAAATTCAATGGAACTGTCTGAAGCTTTGATTCAAAACAAAAAACAGTTTGACTTCATGGCCTATCCGGATAAAAACCATGGTATTTATGGTGGACAGACAAGACCGCAACTGTATCAGAAAATGACAGATTTTATTCTGAGTAATTTATAA